A portion of the Candidatus Bipolaricaulota bacterium genome contains these proteins:
- a CDS encoding branched-chain amino acid ABC transporter permease has protein sequence MKNWRYIVYGIIIALAVSFPFYTGLYLRQVAITILIYMGLALSWDMLLRSGQLSFGTAGFFGLGAYTAVLFQLGTGAHPIIGIILGGAVAFIVALGLGFAVLRLRGMYFAIVTLALASIFMLIVKNIPSLTGGPAGRMLPSVVFGGDASKMYWLALAVVLITIAASEAFQRTRIYFALTSIRDNELVAKSSGVDVFRYLVFAFSVTAALQGIIGGTYAQIYGFVSPEETFNVNFLLLPLAMALLGGIYSTAGPIVGALVLGALGEYLKLQIPYGHRLVYGVIIIVVMLFMSRGIVGTIRALTRRGQDRKAVP, from the coding sequence ATGAAAAATTGGAGATACATCGTTTACGGGATCATCATTGCATTAGCTGTCTCGTTTCCGTTCTACACCGGCCTGTACCTGCGCCAGGTGGCGATAACGATCCTGATCTACATGGGACTCGCTTTGAGCTGGGACATGCTCCTGCGTTCGGGACAGCTGAGCTTCGGCACCGCCGGATTCTTCGGACTCGGCGCTTACACGGCTGTTCTCTTCCAGCTCGGAACCGGAGCCCATCCGATCATCGGAATAATCCTCGGCGGAGCGGTGGCGTTTATCGTAGCGCTGGGGCTGGGATTCGCCGTTCTGCGGCTGCGGGGGATGTACTTCGCCATCGTCACGCTGGCGCTGGCGAGCATATTCATGCTGATCGTGAAGAACATCCCCTCTCTCACCGGGGGGCCGGCCGGGAGGATGCTCCCCTCGGTCGTCTTCGGCGGCGACGCCAGCAAGATGTATTGGCTAGCCCTGGCCGTTGTACTGATCACCATCGCTGCATCCGAGGCCTTCCAGCGGACGCGGATCTACTTTGCTCTCACTTCCATCCGCGATAACGAGCTCGTTGCTAAATCGAGCGGCGTCGATGTATTCAGGTACCTGGTGTTCGCCTTTTCCGTCACCGCCGCCCTGCAGGGGATAATCGGCGGAACCTACGCGCAGATCTACGGGTTCGTCTCTCCCGAGGAGACGTTCAACGTCAACTTCCTCCTCCTCCCATTGGCGATGGCGCTGCTGGGCGGGATCTACAGCACAGCCGGGCCGATCGTCGGCGCGCTGGTCCTCGGGGCACTGGGAGAGTACCTAAAACTGCAGATTCCCTATGGGCATCGACTCGTCTACGGGGTGATCATCATCGTCGTCATGCTGTTCATGTCGCGCGGGATCGTGGGGACGATCCGGGCGCTCACCCGCCGCGGGCAGGATAGGAAGGCCGTCCCATGA
- a CDS encoding ABC transporter ATP-binding protein has protein sequence MPILRTDALTIRFGGLVALDGVDLELGKDEILGIIGPNGAGKSTFINVVSGVYPPSSGRVFFDGRDVTSLPAHARCRLGIGRTFQLIHPLTDLNALQNIMVAALFGRGMNLREARKEAIAIADFLGLPNPERDVSSLTALEIKKMEIARALASRPKVLFLDEVMAGLNIDETDEIIDAAREIRARGVALCVVEHVMSVIRKLTDRVVVLDGGKVIADGPYEQVSSNERVISAYLGEED, from the coding sequence ATGCCCATTCTGAGAACTGATGCCCTGACCATCCGCTTCGGCGGGTTGGTCGCACTCGACGGAGTGGATCTGGAGCTTGGAAAAGATGAAATCCTGGGGATAATCGGCCCCAACGGAGCGGGGAAGAGCACCTTCATCAACGTCGTCTCCGGGGTGTATCCTCCATCGAGCGGGAGGGTGTTCTTCGACGGGAGGGATGTCACCTCACTCCCGGCACATGCCAGGTGCAGGCTGGGGATCGGGAGAACCTTCCAATTAATCCATCCGCTCACCGATCTGAACGCGCTTCAGAACATCATGGTCGCCGCTCTGTTCGGCCGCGGCATGAACCTGCGCGAGGCGCGCAAGGAGGCGATCGCGATCGCCGATTTTCTCGGCCTTCCCAACCCGGAGCGCGACGTATCGAGCCTCACCGCCCTGGAGATCAAAAAGATGGAGATCGCCCGCGCCCTGGCGTCCCGGCCCAAGGTGCTGTTCCTTGATGAAGTCATGGCCGGCCTCAACATCGACGAAACCGATGAGATCATCGATGCCGCCCGCGAGATCCGCGCGCGTGGAGTCGCGCTCTGTGTCGTCGAGCACGTGATGAGCGTCATCCGCAAGCTGACCGATCGGGTGGTCGTTCTGGACGGCGGGAAGGTGATCGCAGACGGCCCGTACGAACAGGTCTCCAGCAATGAACGGGTGATCAGCGCCTATCTCGGGGAGGAGGATTAG